The following proteins come from a genomic window of Polaribacter dokdonensis:
- the rplK gene encoding 50S ribosomal protein L11 — protein sequence MAKEVSKVVKLQVRGGAANPSPPVGPALGAAGVNIMEFCKQFNARTQDKQGKVLPVVITVFKDKSFDFVVKTPPAAVQLLEAAKIKKGSGEPNRKKVASVTWDQIKVIAEDKMVDLNAFEVTSAMKMIAGTARSMGLTVKGNAPA from the coding sequence ATGGCAAAAGAAGTTAGTAAAGTAGTTAAGTTACAAGTAAGGGGAGGCGCAGCGAATCCATCGCCGCCGGTTGGACCCGCTTTAGGAGCTGCTGGTGTTAACATTATGGAGTTTTGTAAACAGTTCAATGCAAGAACACAAGACAAACAAGGTAAAGTTTTACCTGTTGTTATTACTGTTTTCAAAGACAAATCGTTCGATTTTGTTGTAAAAACTCCTCCTGCAGCAGTTCAGTTACTAGAAGCGGCCAAAATTAAAAAAGGTTCAGGAGAACCAAATAGGAAGAAAGTAGCATCAGTTACTTGGGATCAAATTAAAGTCATTGCAGAAGACAAAATGGTAGATTTAAATGCCTTTGAAGTTACTTCAGCAATGAAAATGATTGCAGGTACAGCACGTTCTATGGGATTAACAGTAAAAGGTAATGCACCAGCATAA
- the rpoB gene encoding DNA-directed RNA polymerase subunit beta, with protein sequence MATKNTTERINFATSQMIKEYPDFLDIQVKSFQDFFQLQTKAEERGEEGLYKTFMDNFPITDTRNQFVLEFLDYFVDPPRYSIQECIERGLTHSVPLKARLKLYCTDPEHEDFETIVQDVYLGTIPYMTNSGTFVINGAERVVVSQLHRSPGVFFGQSFHANGTKLYSARVIPFKGSWIEFATDINQVMYAYIDRKKKLPVTTLFRAIGFERDKDILEIFDLAEEVKVSKAGLKKVLGRKLAARVLKTWHEDFVDEDTGEVVSIERNEIIFDRDTVLEKEHIDEIIEAGAKTILLHKVDNHMADYAIIHNTLQKDPTNSEKEAVEHIYRQLRNAEPPDEETARGIIDKLFFSEQRYNLGEVGRFRMNTKLQLNEPIDQKVLTKLDIITIIKYLIELINSKAEVDDIDHLSNRRVRTVGEQLAGQFGVGLARMARTIRERMNVRDNEVFTPIDLINAKTLSSVINSFFGTNQLSQFMDQTNPLAEITHKRRLSALGPGGLSRERAGFEVRDVHYTHYGRLCPIETPEGPNIGLISSLSVFAKVNNLGFIETPYRKVNDGVVEGDEPIYLSAEEEEGKKIAQSNLELKEDGTIVLDRVIAREEGDFPVVNPEVIDYMDVAPNQIASISASLIPFLEHDDANRALMGSNMMRQAVPLLRPESPIVGTGLERRVAKDSRILINAEGEGEVTYVDANKITIRYDKTDEERLVSFDSDEVSYDLIKFRKTNQGTSINLKPIVETGDRVAEGQVLCEGYATQKGELALGRNMKVAFMPWKGYNFEDAIVISEKVVREDIFTSIHIDEYSLDVRDTKLGTEELTNDIPNVSEEATKDLDENGMIRIGAEVNPGDILIGKITPKGESDPTPEEKLLRAIFGDKAGDVKDASLKASPSLRGVVIDKKLFRRAVKDKNKRIRDKEAVATLEQSFVSKFEGLKDELIEKLFTLISGKTSQGVFNDLGEEVLPKGKKYTLKMLNSVDDYVHLTGSWTTDSDLNSLVGELVHNYKIKVNDLQGSLRRQKFTISVGDELPAGILKLAKVYIAKKRKLKVGDKMAGRHGNKGIVARIVRAEDMPFLEDGTPVDIVLNPLGVPSRMNIGQIYETVLGWAGQKLNTKYATPIFDGASLDQINAITDEAGIPRFGHTYLYDGGTGKRFDQPATVGIIYMIKLGHMIEDKMHARSIGPYSLITQQPLGGKAQFGGQRFGEMEVWALEAYGASSILREILTVKSDDVMGRAKTYESIVKGEAMPEPGLPESFNVLMHELKGLGLDVRLEE encoded by the coding sequence TTGGCAACGAAAAACACTACTGAAAGAATCAACTTCGCTACTTCTCAAATGATTAAAGAGTATCCAGACTTTTTGGATATTCAGGTAAAATCTTTTCAAGATTTTTTCCAACTTCAAACTAAAGCAGAAGAAAGAGGAGAAGAAGGTTTATATAAAACCTTCATGGATAACTTTCCAATTACAGATACAAGAAATCAATTTGTATTAGAATTTTTAGACTACTTTGTAGACCCACCAAGATATTCAATTCAAGAATGTATAGAAAGAGGTCTTACACACAGTGTTCCTTTAAAAGCACGTCTAAAATTATATTGTACAGACCCAGAACACGAAGATTTTGAAACGATTGTACAGGATGTTTATCTTGGTACAATACCTTATATGACTAACTCTGGAACCTTTGTAATCAATGGTGCAGAGCGTGTTGTAGTTTCTCAGTTACATAGATCTCCAGGTGTATTCTTTGGTCAATCTTTCCATGCAAATGGAACAAAGTTGTATTCAGCAAGAGTAATTCCTTTTAAAGGTTCTTGGATAGAATTCGCAACTGATATCAATCAAGTAATGTATGCTTACATTGATAGAAAGAAAAAATTACCAGTTACTACTTTATTCAGAGCAATAGGATTTGAAAGAGATAAAGATATTTTAGAAATTTTTGACCTTGCAGAAGAAGTTAAAGTTTCGAAAGCAGGTCTTAAAAAAGTATTAGGACGTAAATTGGCTGCTAGAGTTTTAAAAACTTGGCATGAAGATTTCGTTGATGAAGATACTGGAGAAGTTGTATCAATTGAAAGAAATGAAATCATTTTTGATCGTGATACAGTTTTAGAAAAAGAACATATAGATGAAATTATAGAGGCAGGAGCTAAGACTATTTTACTACACAAGGTAGATAATCATATGGCTGATTATGCTATAATTCATAATACTTTACAAAAAGATCCTACAAACTCTGAGAAAGAAGCTGTAGAACATATTTATAGACAATTACGTAATGCAGAACCGCCAGATGAAGAGACTGCAAGAGGTATAATTGATAAGTTATTCTTTTCTGAACAAAGATATAATTTGGGTGAAGTAGGGCGTTTTAGAATGAATACTAAACTTCAATTAAATGAGCCTATAGATCAGAAAGTATTAACTAAATTAGATATTATAACAATTATAAAATATTTAATTGAGTTAATTAATTCTAAGGCTGAAGTAGATGATATTGATCACTTATCTAACAGACGTGTAAGAACTGTTGGAGAGCAATTAGCGGGTCAGTTTGGTGTTGGTTTAGCTCGTATGGCAAGAACAATTCGTGAGCGTATGAATGTACGTGATAACGAAGTGTTTACTCCTATAGATTTAATTAATGCAAAAACATTATCATCTGTTATTAATTCTTTCTTTGGTACAAACCAATTATCTCAGTTTATGGATCAAACAAATCCATTAGCAGAGATCACTCATAAACGTAGATTATCTGCATTAGGACCAGGTGGTTTATCAAGAGAAAGAGCTGGTTTCGAGGTACGTGACGTTCATTATACACACTATGGTCGTTTATGTCCAATTGAAACTCCTGAGGGACCAAATATTGGTCTTATTTCTTCACTTTCTGTATTTGCAAAAGTGAACAATTTAGGATTTATCGAAACTCCTTATAGAAAAGTAAATGATGGTGTGGTTGAAGGCGATGAACCTATTTATTTAAGTGCAGAAGAAGAGGAAGGTAAGAAAATTGCTCAATCTAATTTAGAGCTTAAAGAAGATGGTACTATTGTTTTAGATAGAGTTATTGCACGTGAAGAAGGTGATTTCCCAGTGGTTAATCCTGAAGTGATTGATTATATGGATGTTGCTCCAAATCAAATTGCATCTATCTCAGCATCTTTAATTCCTTTCTTAGAACATGATGATGCCAACAGAGCACTGATGGGATCTAACATGATGCGTCAAGCTGTACCATTATTAAGACCAGAATCTCCAATTGTTGGTACTGGTTTAGAAAGAAGAGTTGCTAAAGATTCTCGTATTTTAATTAATGCAGAAGGAGAAGGAGAAGTAACTTATGTAGATGCTAATAAAATTACAATTAGATATGATAAGACAGATGAAGAAAGACTTGTAAGTTTTGATTCTGATGAAGTTTCTTACGATTTAATTAAATTTAGAAAGACCAACCAAGGTACATCTATCAACCTAAAACCAATTGTAGAAACTGGTGATAGAGTTGCAGAAGGTCAAGTACTGTGTGAAGGTTATGCTACACAAAAAGGAGAATTAGCTTTAGGAAGAAATATGAAAGTAGCCTTTATGCCTTGGAAAGGGTATAACTTTGAGGATGCAATCGTAATTTCGGAAAAAGTTGTTCGTGAAGATATATTTACATCTATTCATATTGATGAGTATTCTTTAGATGTTAGAGATACAAAATTAGGAACTGAAGAGTTAACTAATGATATTCCTAACGTTTCTGAAGAAGCTACAAAAGACTTAGATGAAAATGGAATGATTAGAATTGGAGCAGAAGTTAATCCTGGTGATATCTTAATTGGTAAAATTACACCAAAAGGAGAATCTGATCCAACTCCAGAAGAAAAATTATTACGCGCTATTTTTGGTGATAAAGCAGGTGATGTAAAAGATGCATCATTAAAAGCTTCTCCATCTTTAAGAGGTGTAGTAATTGATAAAAAATTATTTAGAAGAGCTGTAAAAGATAAAAACAAAAGAATTAGAGATAAAGAAGCAGTAGCAACTTTAGAACAGTCTTTCGTTTCTAAATTTGAAGGTTTAAAAGATGAGTTAATAGAGAAATTATTTACTTTAATTAGTGGAAAAACTTCTCAAGGAGTATTTAATGATTTAGGAGAAGAAGTTTTACCAAAAGGTAAAAAGTACACTCTTAAAATGTTAAACTCTGTAGATGACTATGTGCATTTAACAGGTTCTTGGACAACTGATAGTGACTTAAATTCTTTAGTTGGTGAATTAGTTCACAACTATAAAATTAAAGTAAATGATTTACAAGGTTCTTTAAGACGTCAAAAGTTTACAATTTCAGTTGGAGATGAATTACCAGCAGGAATTCTAAAATTAGCCAAAGTTTACATCGCTAAAAAACGTAAGTTAAAAGTAGGTGATAAAATGGCAGGTCGTCATGGAAATAAAGGTATTGTTGCACGTATTGTAAGAGCAGAAGATATGCCGTTCTTAGAAGATGGAACTCCAGTAGATATTGTACTAAATCCATTAGGTGTACCTTCACGTATGAACATTGGTCAGATTTATGAAACTGTTCTTGGTTGGGCAGGTCAGAAATTAAATACTAAATATGCAACTCCAATTTTTGATGGTGCATCTTTAGATCAGATTAATGCAATTACAGATGAAGCTGGAATACCAAGATTTGGACATACATACTTATATGATGGTGGAACAGGAAAACGTTTCGATCAACCAGCAACAGTTGGTATCATTTATATGATTAAGTTAGGGCACATGATTGAAGATAAAATGCATGCTCGTTCAATAGGACCATATTCTTTAATTACACAGCAACCATTAGGTGGTAAAGCACAATTTGGGGGTCAGCGTTTTGGAGAGATGGAAGTTTGGGCACTTGAGGCATATGGTGCATCAAGTATCTTAAGAGAAATCTTAACTGTAAAATCTGATGATGTTATGGGTAGAGCTAAAACATACGAAAGTATTGTTAAAGGTGAAGCTATGCCAGAACCAGGTTTACCAGAATCGTTTAACGTATTAATGCATGAACTTAAAGGTTTAGGATTAGACGTTAGATTAGAAGAATAA
- the rplL gene encoding 50S ribosomal protein L7/L12: MAELKDFAEQLVNLTVKEVNELATILKDEYGIEPAAAAVAVAGPAAGGGDDSADEQTEFDVILTAAGASKLAVVKLVKELTGLGLKDAKGIVDSAPAPIKEGVTKDEAEGLKKSLEEAGAEVELK; this comes from the coding sequence ATGGCAGAATTAAAAGATTTCGCAGAACAATTAGTTAACTTAACAGTAAAAGAAGTTAATGAATTAGCTACTATTTTAAAAGATGAGTATGGTATCGAGCCTGCAGCAGCAGCTGTAGCAGTAGCAGGACCAGCAGCAGGTGGTGGAGATGATTCAGCTGATGAGCAAACAGAATTTGATGTTATCTTAACAGCAGCAGGTGCTTCTAAATTAGCAGTTGTAAAATTAGTTAAAGAATTAACTGGTTTAGGTTTAAAAGATGCTAAAGGTATCGTAGATAGCGCACCAGCTCCAATCAAAGAAGGTGTAACTAAAGATGAGGCTGAAGGTCTTAAAAAATCTTTAGAAGAAGCAGGAGCAGAGGTAGAGCTTAAATAA
- the secE gene encoding preprotein translocase subunit SecE, giving the protein MNFIQYIKDSFDELSNHMTWISKEDAQKTTVTVAVFTIVFALAVAGIDYVFQTGLDNFFKLF; this is encoded by the coding sequence ATGAACTTTATTCAATATATCAAAGACTCTTTTGATGAACTTAGTAACCATATGACATGGATATCTAAGGAAGATGCTCAGAAAACTACAGTTACTGTGGCAGTTTTTACAATTGTATTCGCATTAGCTGTTGCTGGTATTGATTATGTTTTTCAAACAGGATTAGATAACTTTTTTAAATTATTTTAA
- the nusG gene encoding transcription termination/antitermination protein NusG: MADSVMKWYVVRAIGGQENKVKNYIETEISRVGLSDYVNQVIVPTEKVVQIRNGKKVNRERVYFPGYIMVEANLSGEVPHVIKAITGVIGFLGEVKGGEPVPMRKSEVNRMLGKVDELSVQDENIAIPYNVGETVKVVDGPFNGFDGTIEKVNEEKRKLEVMVKIFGRKTPLELSYMQVEKI, encoded by the coding sequence ATGGCTGATTCGGTTATGAAATGGTATGTTGTTAGAGCCATTGGAGGACAAGAGAATAAAGTAAAAAATTATATAGAAACAGAAATTTCTAGGGTAGGTTTATCTGATTATGTAAATCAAGTTATTGTTCCTACCGAAAAAGTTGTTCAAATCAGAAATGGAAAAAAGGTAAACAGAGAAAGGGTTTATTTTCCAGGTTATATTATGGTTGAAGCAAATTTGTCGGGAGAAGTACCTCATGTTATTAAGGCAATTACTGGAGTTATAGGTTTTCTTGGAGAGGTAAAGGGTGGTGAGCCTGTACCTATGAGAAAGTCTGAGGTAAATAGAATGCTTGGTAAAGTTGATGAGCTTTCTGTTCAAGATGAAAATATTGCTATACCATATAATGTTGGAGAGACCGTCAAAGTTGTGGATGGGCCTTTCAATGGATTTGATGGTACAATAGAAAAAGTAAACGAAGAAAAGCGTAAACTTGAAGTAATGGTGAAAATATTCGGAAGAAAAACACCATTAGAATTGAGTTATATGCAAGTAGAAAAGATATAA
- the hpf gene encoding ribosome hibernation-promoting factor, HPF/YfiA family, whose protein sequence is MKVFTQSVNFNADSKLISFAEKKVETLVKFHDKIVDAEVFLKVQNTSDKENKITEVKINIPGSELIVKRETKTFEEGINSAVDNLKRQLKKSKEKLRDSLIS, encoded by the coding sequence ATGAAAGTATTTACCCAATCAGTCAATTTTAATGCAGATAGTAAATTAATCAGCTTTGCTGAGAAAAAAGTGGAGACCTTAGTAAAGTTTCATGATAAAATTGTTGACGCAGAAGTTTTCTTAAAAGTTCAAAATACTAGTGATAAAGAAAATAAAATTACAGAAGTTAAAATAAATATTCCAGGCAGTGAATTAATAGTGAAAAGAGAGACAAAAACCTTCGAAGAAGGCATTAATTCTGCAGTTGATAATCTAAAAAGACAATTGAAAAAGTCAAAGGAGAAATTAAGAGATTCTTTAATTTCATAA
- the rplJ gene encoding 50S ribosomal protein L10 translates to MTREEKSQVIQDLTAVLADTNTLYLADISGLNAQTTSNLRRACFKAGVQLSVVKNTLLAKAMEASDKDFGDLPTTLKGNTSMMISEAANAPAKLIKEFRKKSKKPILKGAFAEESVYIGDDQLDALVDIKSKEELIGEIIGLLQSPAKNVISALQSGGQTLSGIIKTLSEKE, encoded by the coding sequence ATGACTAGAGAAGAGAAATCACAAGTAATACAAGATTTAACAGCAGTATTAGCAGATACAAATACACTTTATTTAGCAGACATCTCTGGATTAAATGCTCAAACTACTTCTAATTTAAGAAGAGCTTGTTTTAAAGCTGGAGTTCAGTTATCTGTTGTTAAAAATACATTACTTGCAAAAGCAATGGAAGCATCAGACAAAGATTTTGGTGATCTTCCAACAACATTAAAGGGTAATACATCAATGATGATTTCTGAAGCAGCTAATGCTCCAGCAAAATTAATCAAAGAATTTAGAAAGAAATCTAAGAAGCCAATTTTAAAGGGGGCTTTCGCAGAAGAATCGGTTTACATTGGTGATGATCAATTAGATGCTTTAGTAGATATTAAATCTAAAGAAGAATTAATTGGTGAAATCATTGGATTATTACAGTCGCCTGCTAAGAATGTTATTTCAGCATTACAATCAGGAGGACAAACACTTTCAGGTATTATTAAAACTTTATCTGAAAAAGAATAA
- a CDS encoding acyl-CoA dehydrogenase family protein, which yields MSSMYFTEEHEAFRASFKDFLQKEVVPHIEKWEKTGSIERFIWKKFGEMGYFGLSTPEEFGGMDLDLFYTVIFLEELQKINSGGFAAAMWAHEYLAMTHLNKEGNQQQKEKYLVPSVEGDKIGCLCITEPFGGSDVAGMRSTAVKQGDKYILNGSKTFITNGVYSDYLIVAAKTDPSDKYKGISIFVVDRDSKGVSATKLDKLGWRASDTGEIAFDNVEIPAENLMGEEGMGFPYIMQHFALERLIMGVNAHARAEFAVDYAVQYMHERIAFGKSLDKFQALRHKVAEMASKVDMCREYNYSITKRLDMGTYVVKEASMSKLLSTKIADEVIYDALQLLGGYGYMEEYPMARLLRDSRLGPIGGGTSEILKEIIAKMVIDKKEYKPAT from the coding sequence ATGAGCAGTATGTATTTTACTGAAGAGCATGAAGCTTTTCGTGCTAGTTTCAAAGATTTTTTACAAAAAGAAGTTGTGCCTCATATAGAAAAATGGGAAAAAACAGGTTCTATAGAACGTTTCATCTGGAAGAAGTTTGGTGAAATGGGTTACTTTGGTTTATCTACTCCAGAAGAATTTGGTGGTATGGATTTAGATCTTTTCTATACAGTGATTTTTTTAGAAGAATTACAAAAAATAAATTCGGGAGGTTTTGCTGCTGCAATGTGGGCTCATGAATATTTAGCAATGACTCACCTAAATAAAGAAGGGAATCAACAACAGAAAGAGAAATATTTAGTGCCTAGTGTAGAAGGAGATAAGATTGGTTGTTTATGTATCACAGAGCCATTTGGAGGTTCAGATGTAGCAGGTATGAGATCTACAGCTGTAAAGCAAGGAGACAAGTATATATTAAATGGCTCAAAAACATTTATTACAAATGGTGTTTATTCAGATTACTTAATCGTAGCTGCAAAAACAGATCCATCAGATAAATATAAAGGAATTAGCATTTTTGTAGTTGATAGAGATTCTAAAGGGGTTTCTGCAACCAAGTTAGATAAGTTAGGTTGGAGAGCCTCAGATACAGGAGAAATAGCTTTTGATAATGTAGAAATTCCGGCTGAAAACTTAATGGGAGAAGAAGGCATGGGTTTTCCATACATTATGCAACATTTTGCTTTAGAGCGTTTAATAATGGGTGTTAATGCACATGCAAGAGCAGAATTTGCTGTAGATTATGCAGTGCAGTATATGCATGAAAGAATTGCTTTTGGTAAATCTTTAGATAAATTTCAGGCTTTAAGACATAAAGTGGCTGAAATGGCTAGTAAAGTAGATATGTGTAGAGAGTACAACTATTCTATAACTAAAAGATTAGATATGGGTACTTACGTTGTAAAAGAAGCTAGTATGTCTAAACTGTTATCTACAAAAATTGCAGATGAGGTTATTTATGATGCCTTGCAATTATTAGGTGGTTATGGTTACATGGAAGAATATCCAATGGCTCGTTTGCTAAGAGATAGTAGGTTAGGTCCTATTGGTGGTGGAACTTCTGAAATCTTAAAAGAGATTATAGCAAAAATGGTTATTGATAAAAAAGAATATAAACCAGCTACATAG
- the rplA gene encoding 50S ribosomal protein L1 translates to MAKLTKKQKEAYAKVDNTQSYDLAAASALVKDITNVKFDASVDLAIRLGVDPRKANQMVRGVVTLPHGTGKDVKVLALVTPDKEAEAKEAGADYVGLDEYLQKIKGGWTDVDVIITMPSVMGKLGPLGRILGPRGLMPNPKTGTVTMDVAKAVTDVKAGKIDFKVDKTGIVHAAIGKVSFDAKKIEENANELIQTIIKLKPTTAKGTYVKSVFMSSTMSPSIAVEVKTV, encoded by the coding sequence ATGGCAAAATTAACAAAAAAGCAAAAAGAAGCTTACGCTAAGGTTGATAATACTCAATCTTATGATTTAGCAGCTGCTTCAGCTCTAGTCAAAGACATTACTAATGTAAAGTTTGATGCTTCTGTAGATTTGGCAATACGTTTAGGAGTTGATCCACGTAAAGCAAATCAAATGGTTAGAGGTGTAGTTACATTACCTCATGGTACAGGTAAAGATGTAAAAGTTTTAGCATTAGTAACTCCAGATAAAGAGGCAGAAGCAAAAGAAGCTGGTGCTGATTATGTGGGATTAGATGAATACCTTCAGAAGATTAAAGGAGGTTGGACAGATGTAGATGTAATTATTACAATGCCTAGTGTTATGGGTAAATTAGGTCCATTAGGAAGAATTTTAGGTCCTAGAGGTTTAATGCCAAATCCAAAAACAGGTACTGTAACTATGGATGTTGCAAAAGCAGTAACAGATGTAAAAGCTGGTAAAATTGACTTTAAAGTTGATAAAACTGGTATTGTACATGCTGCAATTGGAAAAGTATCTTTTGATGCTAAGAAAATTGAAGAAAATGCTAATGAATTAATCCAAACAATTATTAAATTGAAACCTACAACAGCAAAAGGAACGTATGTAAAAAGCGTTTTTATGTCTAGTACTATGAGTCCTAGTATAGCTGTTGAAGTAAAAACTGTTTAA
- a CDS encoding tyrosine-type recombinase/integrase, producing MLVKPFLDYLYLEKKYSEHTIIAYQKDLNSFQRFLQITFDQDSLLTVNYSQIRSWIVALVDDEISNRTINRKISSLKSFYKFLQKSNQITVSPLQKHKALKVAKKVQVPFSTKEVKSVLDAVSISNDFVSVRNKLIVELFYSTGIRRAELINIKLMDIDSNKGVLKVLGKRNKERLVPILKSVLNTLETYLIERSKIVKNSDFLFITEKGNKIYETLVYRVINSYFSKVSSKVKKSPHILRHSFATHLLNEGADLNSVKELLGHTSLASTQVYTHNSLDAIKQVYNHAHPKSKKNE from the coding sequence ATTTTGGTAAAACCTTTTTTAGATTATTTATATCTTGAAAAAAAATATTCAGAGCACACCATTATTGCTTATCAAAAAGATTTGAATTCTTTTCAAAGATTTTTGCAAATCACTTTTGATCAAGACAGTCTTTTAACGGTAAATTATTCACAAATAAGAAGTTGGATTGTTGCTTTGGTAGATGACGAGATTTCCAATAGAACAATCAATCGAAAAATTAGCTCTTTAAAATCCTTTTATAAATTTCTTCAAAAATCAAATCAAATAACAGTAAGTCCATTGCAAAAGCATAAAGCTTTAAAAGTTGCAAAAAAGGTACAAGTGCCATTTTCAACCAAAGAAGTTAAATCTGTTTTAGATGCAGTTTCCATTTCAAACGACTTTGTTTCTGTTCGAAATAAATTAATTGTAGAATTGTTTTATTCTACAGGAATTCGAAGAGCTGAGTTAATAAATATTAAGCTAATGGATATTGATTCTAATAAAGGCGTTTTAAAGGTCTTAGGAAAGCGAAATAAAGAAAGGTTGGTGCCAATATTAAAATCCGTTTTAAATACTTTAGAAACTTATCTTATTGAGAGAAGTAAAATTGTAAAAAACTCCGATTTTCTATTCATTACCGAAAAAGGAAATAAAATATATGAAACTCTTGTTTATAGAGTTATTAATTCTTACTTTAGTAAGGTGTCTTCTAAGGTGAAAAAGAGCCCTCACATTCTCAGGCATTCATTTGCAACTCACCTACTAAATGAAGGTGCAGATTTAAATTCAGTTAAAGAATTGTTAGGTCATACTTCTTTAGCTTCCACTCAAGTCTACACACATAATAGCCTTGACGCAATCAAACAAGTGTATAACCATGCTCATCCTAAGAGCAAAAAAAATGAATAG
- the tuf gene encoding elongation factor Tu, whose protein sequence is MAKGTFDRSKPHLNIGTIGHVDHGKTTLTAAITKVLADAGFSEARSFDQIDNAPEEKERGITINTSHVEYQTANRHYAHVDCPGHADYVKNMVTGAAQMDGAILVVAATDGPMPQTREHILLGRQVGIPRIVVFLNKVDMVDDEELLELVDMEVRELLSFYEYDGDNGPVVSGSALGALNGEEKWVNTVLELMAQVDAWIEEPLREVDKDFLMPVEDVFSITGRGTVATGRIETGIANTGDVVDIIGMGAEKMSSTITGIEMFRQILDRGEAGDNAGILLRGIAKEDIKRGMVICKPGSVTPHAKFKAEVYVLKKEEGGRHTPFHNNYRPQFYVRTTDVTGTINLPSGVEMVMPGDNLTITVDLIQPIALNVGLRFAIREGGRTVGAGQVTELLD, encoded by the coding sequence ATGGCAAAAGGAACTTTTGACCGTTCGAAACCACACTTAAATATTGGTACTATCGGACACGTAGATCACGGTAAAACAACTTTAACTGCGGCTATTACTAAAGTATTAGCTGATGCAGGATTCTCTGAAGCTAGATCTTTTGATCAGATTGATAATGCACCAGAAGAAAAAGAAAGAGGTATTACAATTAACACTTCTCACGTTGAATATCAAACAGCGAATCGTCACTATGCTCACGTTGACTGTCCAGGTCACGCGGATTATGTTAAGAACATGGTAACAGGTGCTGCCCAGATGGATGGTGCTATTTTAGTTGTTGCTGCAACTGATGGACCAATGCCTCAAACTAGAGAGCATATCTTATTAGGTCGTCAGGTAGGTATTCCACGTATCGTTGTTTTCTTAAACAAGGTTGATATGGTTGATGATGAAGAGTTATTAGAGTTAGTTGATATGGAGGTTAGAGAATTATTATCTTTCTATGAATATGATGGAGATAATGGTCCTGTAGTTTCAGGTTCTGCTTTAGGAGCTTTAAATGGTGAGGAAAAATGGGTTAATACTGTTTTAGAATTAATGGCACAAGTTGATGCTTGGATTGAAGAGCCTTTAAGAGAGGTTGATAAAGATTTCTTAATGCCTGTTGAAGATGTATTTTCAATTACTGGTCGTGGAACTGTAGCTACAGGTCGTATTGAAACTGGTATTGCGAATACAGGAGATGTTGTTGATATTATTGGTATGGGAGCTGAGAAGATGTCTTCTACTATTACTGGTATCGAAATGTTCCGTCAAATCTTAGATAGAGGTGAGGCTGGTGATAATGCTGGTATCTTATTAAGAGGTATTGCAAAAGAAGATATTAAAAGAGGTATGGTAATCTGTAAGCCAGGTTCTGTAACTCCTCATGCTAAGTTTAAAGCAGAGGTTTATGTTCTTAAGAAAGAAGAAGGTGGACGTCATACTCCATTCCATAATAACTATCGTCCGCAGTTCTACGTAAGAACAACGGATGTTACAGGTACTATTAATTTACCTTCAGGTGTAGAGATGGTTATGCCAGGAGATAACTTAACAATTACAGTTGATTTGATTCAGCCAATTGCATTAAATGTTGGTTTACGTTTTGCAATCCGTGAAGGAGGTAGAACTGTAGGTGCAGGTCAAGTAACTGAATTATTAGACTAA
- the rpsU gene encoding 30S ribosomal protein S21, translating to MLIIPVKEGENIDRALKRYKRKFDRTKTMKNLRNRKNFTKPSVAKRAQRIKASYVQRLRTQEEVG from the coding sequence ATGTTAATTATACCTGTAAAAGAAGGAGAGAATATAGATAGAGCTTTAAAACGTTATAAGAGAAAATTCGACAGAACAAAGACGATGAAGAACTTACGTAACAGAAAAAACTTTACAAAGCCTTCAGTAGCTAAAAGAGCTCAAAGAATAAAAGCTTCTTACGTTCAAAGATTAAGAACACAAGAAGAGGTAGGTTAG